A window of Ipomoea triloba cultivar NCNSP0323 chromosome 2, ASM357664v1 contains these coding sequences:
- the LOC116010162 gene encoding pyridoxal 5'-phosphate synthase-like subunit PDX1.2, translating into MAEDGAVTVYSGSAITDAKKNPFSIKVGIAQMLRGGAIVEVTTVDQAKIAESAGACCVIVSEPDSRGISRMPDPALIKEIKRAVSIPVMAKSRVGHFVEAQILETVGVDYVDESELLAIADEDHFINKHNFRVPFVCGARDLGEALRRVREGAAMIRTQGDLTGSGNIVDTIRSVRKVMGDIRVLNNMDEDEVFTFSKKIAAPYDIVVQTKQMARLPVVHFAAGGIVTPADAAIMMQLGCDGIFLGPEVFNCSDPYKKVWAIVQAVRNYNDPHVLAKASSGLEDAMAGLNIVRAGSGN; encoded by the coding sequence ATGGCAGAAGACGGTGCCGTCACGGTCTACAGCGGCAGCGCTATCACCGATGCGAAGAAGAATCCTTTCTCTATCAAAGTGGGAATTGCTCAAATGCTCCGCGGCGGAGCCATTGTTGAGGTCACCACTGTCGACCAAGCCAAGATCGCCGAGTCAGCCGGAGCTTGCTGCGTCATCGTCTCCGAGCCCGACTCTCGCGGAATTTCCCGGATGCCCGATCCGGCTCTCATCAAGGAAATCAAACGGGCCGTCTCTATTCCAGTAATGGCTAAATCTCGGGTCGGGCATTTTGTGGAGGCTCAGATCCTCGAAACTGTCGGAGTAGACTACGTCGATGAAAGTGAGCTCTTAGCTATTGCCGACGAAGATCACTTCATTAACAAGCACAATTTCCGAGTTCCGTTCGTTTGTGGTGCTCGAGATCTCGGCGAGGCTTTGAGGAGAGTGAGAGAAGGGGCAGCCATGATTCGGACTCAAGGGGATTTAACAGGTTCAGGAAACATTGTGGATACAATCCGCAGCGTGAGGAAAGTGATGGGGGACATTAGAGTCCTCAACAACATGGATGAAGATGAGGTTTTCACCTTCTCTAAGAAGATCGCCGCGCCTTATGACATTGTTGTTCAGACAAAGCAAATGGCTAGGCTTCCAGTGGTCCATTTTGCTGCCGGAGGGATCGTTACGCCTGCTGATGCTGCAATTATGATGCAGCTGGGTTGTGATGGCATCTTCTTGGGTCCGGAGGTGTTCAATTGCTCGGATCCTTACAAGAAAGTTTGGGCAATTGTGCAGGCTGTAAGAAACTATAATGATCCACACGTTTTGGCCAAGGCCAGCAGTGGTTTAGAGGATGCTATGGCGGGCTTAAACATAGTGAGAGCAGGGTCTGGCAATTAA
- the LOC116011179 gene encoding kinesin-like protein KIN-13B, producing MNAIGRQRSGTSTAHHQRQYSDNFLESSSNGRWLQSAGLQHLHTSNNSNPPLQDFGYYAGAQGSRMYKGPQRTYSGGGDVFAEPLTPPANHRQRKNGDEQVSPTEFSPGLLDLYSLDTELLPEMPVAGQYGAPVHHFAQGKSFDDLESYFVNNKQTGRVRGMADSNATKNFAADKDKASNVAKIKVVVRKRPLNKKELAKNDGDIVETCSNSLTVHETKLKVDLTQYIEKHEFVFDAVLNEEVSNDEVYRETVEPIVPIIFQRTKATCFAYGQTGSGKTFTMKPLPLKASRDILRLMHYTYRNQGFQLFVSFFEIYGGKLFDLLNDRKKLCMREDGKQQVCIVGLQEYRVSDVEMIKELIDRGNATRSTGTTGANEESSRSHAILQLSIKRSADGSEPKPARVIGKLSFIDLAGSERGADTTDNDKQTRIEGAEINKSLLALKECIRALDNDQGHIPFRGSKLTEVLRDSFVGNSRTVMISCISPNSGSCEHTLNTLRYADRVKSLSKGNNSKKDTSSSTLNLRESTVLPMSVVAPSASTYEDDTGDSWPEQTEKDDYEDFYEQEKPISKRNVKVEAFSISNPEEKMRRGNDQTKWKEPPRTEPKINDNDDLNSLLKEEEDLVNAHRRQVEETMDIVREEMNLLVEADQPGNQLDSYISRLNSILSQKAAAIVQLQGRLAQFQRRLREHNVLASSGH from the exons atgAATGCCATAGGTAGGCAGAGATCCGGTACGTCGACGGCGCATCATCAGCGGCAGTACTCCGACAACTTTCTGGAGAGTTCGTCCAACGGCCGGTGGCTTCAATCAGCTGGTCTTCAGCATCTGCACACTTCAAACAACTCCAATCCTCCTCTACAG GATTTCGGTTATTACGCCGGAGCTCAGGGTTCCAGAATGTATAAGGGTCCTCAGAGGACTTACAGTGGAGGGGGTGATGTTTTTGCCGAGCCTTTGACGCCGCCGGCTAATCATCGCCAGAGAAAGAATGGAGATGAGCAAGTATCACCTACTGAGTTCAGTCCGGGACTCTTAGATCTGTACTCATTGGATACCGAGCTTCTCCCCGAG ATGCCAGTTGCTGGCCAGTATGGTGCTCCTGTGCATCATTTTGCTCAAGGGAAAAGCTTTGATGATTTGGAGTCATATTTTGTGAATAATAAACAAACTGGTAGAGTCCGAGGCATGGCAGATAGCAATGCAACTAAGAACTTTGCTGCTGATAAAGATAAAGCTAGCAATGTTGCGAAGATCAAAGTAGTG GTGCGTAAGAGACCACTTAACAAAAAGGAATTGGCAAAGAATGACGGAGACATCGTTGAAACATGTAGCAATTCATTAACAGTTCATGAGACAAAACTTAAG GTTGACTTGACACAATACATTGAGAAGCATGAGTTTGTGTTTGATGCAGTGCTGAACGAGGAGGTTTCAAATGATGAG GTATATCGTGAAACTGTTGAGCCAATCGTTCCGATAATCTTTCAACGCACAAAGGCCACATGCTTTGCATATGGGCAAACAG GAAGTGGCAAGACATTTACAATGAAACCACTGCCTTTGAAGGCATCAAGGGATATTTTGAGGCTCATGCACTATACCTACCGGAATCAGGGCTTTCAATTGTTTGTCAGCTTCTTTGAGATATATGGAGGAAAACTCTTTGATCTTCTTAATGATCGGAA AAAACTTTGCATGAGAGAGGATGGTAAACAGCAAGTATGCATTGTGGGCTTACAAGAGTACAGAGTCTCTGATGTGGAGATGATTAAGGAGCTTATTGACAGAGGAAATGCAACTAGAAGTACAGGCACCACCGGTGCGAATGAGGAATCTTCCAGATCACATGCTATACTTCAGCTTTCTATCAAGAGGTCAGCAGATGGCAGTGAACCCAAACCTGCCCGAGTCATTGGAAAGCTCTCTTTTATAGACCTTGCTGGAAGTGAACGTGGTGCAGACACTACTGACAATGATAAACAGACCAG GATTGAAGGAGCCGAGATCAATAAAAGCTTGCTTGCATTGAAGGAATGCATTAGAGCTCTTGACAATGATCAAGGCCATATACCATTTAGAGGCAGTAAGCTAACAGAAGTGCTGAGGGACTCATTTGTTGGAAACAGTCGAACTGTAATGATATCCTGCATTTCACCAAATTCCGGATCATGTGAACATACACTAAACACATTGAGATATGCTGACCG AGTGAAGAGTCTTTCAAAAGGAAACAACTCCAAGAAAgacacatcatcttcaactttgaATCTGAGGGAATCAACAGTGTTACCTATGTCTGTGGTAGCACCTTCCGCATCAACATATGAAGATGATACAGGTGATTCATGGCCTgaacaaacagagaaagatGACTATGAGGACTTCTACGAACAAGAGAAGCCAATATCAAAAAGGAATGTAAAAGTTGAGGCATTCAGTATCTCCAATCCAGAAGAGAAAATGAGGCGGGGTAATGACCAAACTAAGTGGAAGGAGCCACCTAGAACAGAACCTAAGATTAATGACAATGATGATCTAAATTCACTCCTAAAG GAAGAGGAGGATCTCGTCAATGCACATAGGAGACAGGTAGAAGAAACTATGGACATTGTAAGAGAG GAGATGAATCTTTTAGTCGAGGCAGATCAACCAGGAAATCAGTTAGATTCTTACATATCTCGATTGAACTCAATACTTTCCCAGAAGGCTGCTGCCATAGTGCAATTGCAGGGGCGTTTAGCTCAGTTTCAAAGACGTCTGAGGGAGCATAATGTTTTAGCATCCTCAGGCCACTAA
- the LOC116010161 gene encoding mitochondrial arginine transporter BAC2, with the protein MDFWPEFLASSWGKEFVAGGFGGTAGIIAGYPLDTIRIRQQQSGAGSAYSILRGVVGSEGPRALYRGMAAPLASVTFQNAMVFQIYALLSRAFDKNIPASDPPSYKGVALGGVGTGAIQSLILSPVELVKIRLQLQKNIYKSNVQSVGPVDVARQIFRQEGWKGIYRGFTITILRDAPAHGWYFWTYEYMREQLHPGCRKNGQETFKTMLIAGGFAGVVSWITCYPLDVIKTRLQAQSESTPLRYNGIVDCFRRIVKEEGHKVLWRGLGTAVARAFIVNGAVFTAYETALRCISNSNNHATIYTDNTP; encoded by the exons ATGGATTTCTGGCCGGAGTTTCTTGCAAGCAGTTGGGGGAAAGAATTTGTGGCCGGAGGATTTGGGGGAACAGCCGGTATCATAGCTGGTTATCCCCTCGACACAATCAGAATTCGCCAGCAGCAATCAGGAGCAGGTTCGGCTTACAGCATCCTACGCGGGGTTGTTGGCTCTGAAGGTCCCCGGGCACTCTACAGGGGCATGGCTGCTCCCCTTGCCTCTGTCACCTTTCAG AATGCCATGGTTTTCCAGATCTATGCATTACTCTCAAGGGCATTTGACAAGAACATTCCAGCTAGTGATCCGCCCTCATACAAAGGAGTTGCATTAGGTGGAGTTGGAACAGGAGCCATTCAGAGCCTAATCCTCAGTCCTGTTGAACTAGTGAAAATCCGCCTCCAGTTGCAGAAGAATATCTATAAGAGTAATGTTCAATCAGTTGGTCCAGTAGATGTTGCCAGACAAATATTTAGGCAAGAAGGTTGGAAAGGAATATACCGTGGATTTACCATCACCATTCTCAGAGATGCACCAGCTCACGGCTGGTACTTTTGGACGTATGAATACATGAGAGAGCAACTTCATCCTGGCTGCCGAAAGAATGGCCAAGAAACCTTCAAGACAATGCTTATAGCAGGTGGCTTTGCAGGGGTTGTTAGCTGGATAACCTGCTATCCCCTTGATGTGATCAAAACCAGACTCCAGGCTCAATCAGAGTCTACACCATTAAGATACAACGGCATTGTTGATTGCTTCAGGAGAATTGTGAAAGAAGAGGGACACAAGGTGCTCTGGCGAGGCCTGGGAACCGCAGTTGCAAGAGCATTCATAGTGAATGGTGCTGTATTTACAGCATATGAAACTGCTCTGAGATGCATCTCTAACAGCAATAATCATGCAACAATCTATACAGACAACACACCATAA